A DNA window from Pyrus communis chromosome 3, drPyrComm1.1, whole genome shotgun sequence contains the following coding sequences:
- the LOC137727961 gene encoding uncharacterized protein At5g48480 yields the protein MEEQKVQKGVAAEKVAPVSPISVTECYPRLSIKAPKGEDAIKFYETVFGAVELERESDLKRKADQERPFIYNAKLKLGSFTFLVTESDSIVDSGDAAALADGGFKHLLLTVADVDAAVSKAVEAGAAAVGEIKAGGAFFGDEQRWAQIKDPFGIYWFFVTPLEKKAAVAEAPVTV from the exons ATGGAGGAGCAAAAGGTACAGAAAGGCGTGGCCGCCGAGAAGGTCGCACCCGTCTCCCCCATCTCTGTCACGGAGTGCTACCCTCGTCTCTCGATCAAGGCACCCAAGGGTGAAGACGCCATCAAGTTCTACGAGACCGTCTTCGGCGCCGTGGAGCTTGAGCGTGAGAGTGATCTCAAGCGCAAGGCTGACCAGGAGCGTCCCTTCATCTACAATGCTAAGCTCAAGCTTGGGTCCTTCACCTTCCTTGTGACTGAGTCTGACTCGATTGTTGACTCCGGTGACGCCGC AGCTCTGGCTGACGGTGGTTTTAAGCATCTGTTGCTTACTGTTGCGGACGTCGATGCGGCTGTGTCCAAGGCCGTTGAGGCGGGAGCTGCGGCGGTTGGGGAGATCAAAGCTGGTGGTGCTTTCTTTGGCGACGAGCAGCGTTGGGCACAGATTAAGGATCCTTTCGGCATTTACTGGTTCTTCGTCACCCCCCTTGAGAAGAAGGCCGCTGTGGCCGAAGCCCCGGTTACCGTCTGA
- the LOC137729140 gene encoding protein PEP-RELATED DEVELOPMENT ARRESTED 1, chloroplastic produces MFPCFSYTAAESVNPAILCLPSFSSHHSKFPQPQLQPKQPNKKMQRQTLRRCGTYEVGGGYPDEVFGAQGKNRTAREQGSSKLEPAQYEALLRGGEQVTSVLEEMIVLLEDMNMDEASEEVAVEIAAQGVLGKRVDEMEASFMMALDYMIQLADSDQDDKRKSLLEVIKETVLSYLTKKCPPHVQVVGLLCRTPLKESRQELLRRVAAGGGVFKSKNDIKVHVPAANLNDIANQADDILETMETRPIVPDRKLLARLVLIREEARNMMGGGILDERNDRGFNTLPESEVNFLTKLVALKPGKTVQEMIKNVMEGKNEGADHSSSDEEDGIGATSGIGGRESVSGRKPLPVRPGMFLETVSKVLGGIYGGNVSGITAQHLEWVHQKTLEVLQEIAF; encoded by the exons ATGTTTCCGTGTTTTTCATACACAGCTGCAGAGTCTGTAAACCCAGCAATTCTCTGTCTACCCTCTTTTTCCTCCCACCACAGCAAATTTCCCCAACCTCAGCTTCAGCCAAAGCAACCCAATAAGAAGATGCAGCGGCAGACGCTGCGGCGGTGCGGCACCTATGAGGTGGGCGGCGGATACCCGGACGAAGTATTTGGCGCACAAGGGAAGAACAGAACTGCCCGAGAGCAAGGCAGCTCAAAATTGGAGCCTGCCCAATACGAAGCCCTTCTCAGAGGTGGTGAGCAGGTCACTTCTGTTCTTGAAGAGATGATCGTACTT TTGGAGGATATGAACATGGATGAGGCATCTGAAGAGGTGGCAGTGGAAATTGCTGCACAGGGGGTCCTAGGGAAGAGAGTTGATGAAATGGAGGCCAGTTTCATGATGGCTCTAGATTACATGATCCAACTCGCTGACAGTGACCAAGATGATAAG CGCAAGTCTCTATTGGAGGTGATCAAGGAGACAGTATTATCCTATCTTACGAAAAAATGCCCCCCACAT GTTCAAGTGGTTGGCCTACTCTGTAGAACTCCCTTAAAAGAAAGCAGGCAGGAATTACTACGCAGAGTGGCTGCTGGTGGTGGTGTgtttaaaagtaaaaatgacATCAAAGTTCATGTTCCAGCTGCAAATCTTAATGATATTGCTAACCAGGCTGATGATATACTGGAG ACAATGGAAACTCGGCCTATAGTTCCAGATCGAAAACTGCTTGCAAGACTTGTTTTGATCAGAGAGGAAGCTCGGAATATGATGGGAGGTGGAATACTAGATGAGAGAAATGATCGTGGATTTAACACTCTTCCAGAATCCGAG GTGAATTTCTTAACCAAACTGGTAGCTTTAAAGCCGGGGAAGACTGTCCAGGAGATGATAAAAAATGTAATGGAAGGAAAAAATGAAGGTGCTGACCACTCTAGCAGTGATGAGGAAGATGGCATCGGTGCGACGAGTGGAATTGGAGGAAGG GAAAGCGTTTCAGGACGAAAACCACTTCCTGTGCGCCCTGGCATGTTTCTTGAGACTGTCTCCAAG GTCTTAGGTGGTATATATGGTGGAAATGTCTCTGGTATCACAGCACAACATCTAGAATGG GTTCATCAGAAGACACTTGAAGTTCTTCAGGAAATAGCATTTTGA
- the LOC137729483 gene encoding fimbrin-2: MSGYVGILVSDPWLQNQFTQVELRSLKSHFVSMKRESGKLTVGDLPANMSRLKVVGSDNFTDQDRASFIQDLHPNLDEDVDFEFFLRVYLQLQARATDTTGSGGKNNSSSAFLKAATTTLLHTISESEKASYVAHINNYLGQDDFLKRYLPIDPSTNDLFEIVKDGVLLCKLINVAVPGTIDERAINTKRILNPWERNENHTLCLNSAKAVGCTVVNIGTQDFIEGRRHLVLGVISQIIKIQLLADLNLKKTPQLVELVDDNKDVEELMSLPPEKILLRWMNFQLKKAGYKKIVTNFSSDVKDAEAYAHLLNVLAPEHSKPSTLDAKNPLERAKLVLEHADRMGCKRYLTAKDIVEGSPNLNLAFVAHIFQHRNGLSTQTKQISFLDNLEDDTQISREERAFRFWMNSLGNSSYINNVFEDLRNGWALLESLDKISPGIVNWKIANKPPIKMPFRKVENCNQVVQIGKQLKFSLVNIAGNDVVQGNKKLILAYLWQLMRYNILQLLKNLRFHSHGKEIADADILEWANTKVSSTGSQSCMKSFKDKSLSDGLFFLELLSSVQPRVVNWSLVTKGVTDEEKKMNATYIISIARKLGCSIFLLPEDITEVNQKMILTLTASIMYWFLKQPIEDQPSGISDSEGSSIVSSSTTDDSASESSMEENGNL; this comes from the exons ATGTCGGGGTACGTCGGCATTCTAGTCTCAGATCCATGGCTGCAGAACCAGTTCACCCAAGTGGAGCTCCGGAGCTTGAAATCCCAT TTTGTGAGCatgaagagagagagtggaAAGCTCACAGTTGGAGACTTGCCTGCCAATATGTCGAGGCTCAAGGTTGTAGGATCGGATAATTTCACTGACCAAGACAGGGCTTCTTTCATTCAAGATTTGCATCCCAACCTCGATGAAGATGTCGATTTCGAATTCTTCCTCCGG GTCTATTTGCAACTCCAAGCTCGTGCCACAGATACAACAGGAAGTGGTGGAAAGAACAACTCCTCATCTGCCTTTCTCAAGGCCGCTACCACCACTTTGCTCCACACGATCAGCGAATCCGAGAAGGCTTCCTACGTTGCACATATCAATAATTACCTTGGACAGGACGATTTTTTAAAGAGATACCTGCCTATTGATCCTTCAACCAATGATTTATTCGAGATCGTCAAAGATGGAGTACTTTTATG TAAGCTGATCAATGTGGCAGTGCCTGGAACAATCGATGAACGAGCTATCAACACTAAACGAATACTTAATCCGTGGGAGAGAAATGAAAATCACACCCTGTGCCTCAACTCTGCTAAGGCAGTTGGATGTACTGTAGTCAATATAGGGACTCAGGATTTCATTGAAGGAAGG CGTCATCTTGTCCTTGGAGTCATTTCTCAGATAATCAAG ATACAACTATTGGCAGACCTCAACTTGAAGAAAACACCTCAATTGGTGGAGTTGGTTGATGATAACAAG GATGTGGAAGAGTTGATGAGTCTACCTCCAGAAAAGATATTACTGAGGTGGATGAATTTCCAATTGAAGAAAGCAGGATATAAAAAGATAGTCACAAACTTCTCTTCTGATGTGAAG GATGCTGAGGCTTATGCTCACCTCTTAAACGTTCTTGCCCCAGAGCACAGTAAACCATCTACATTGGATGCAAAGAATCCTTTGGAAAGAGCAAAGTTAGTTCTTGAACATGCAGATAGGATGGGTTGTAAGAGATATTTGACTGCAAAAGATATTGTTGAAGGATCCCCGAATCTTAACCTTGCATTTGTCGCACATATTTTCCAGCACAG AAATGGGCTCTCAACCCAAACAAAGCAAATATCATTCCTCGACAATTTGGAAGATGACACCCAAATTTCCAGAGAAGAGAGGGCATTTCGCTTCTGGATGAATAGTCTTGGAAATTCATCATATATCAATAATGTATTTGAAGACCTCAGAAACGG GTGGGCACTTCTAGAATCGCTGGACAAGATTTCGCCAGGCATTGTCAATTGGAAGATTGCAAACAAGCCACCAATTAAAATGCCATTCAGAAAAGTAGAAAACTGCAACCAAGTTGTACAAATCGGGAAACAGTTGAAGTTTTCTTTGGTAAATATTGCTGGAAATGATGTCGTGCAGGGGAATAAAAAGTTAATACTTG CTTATTTGTGGCAATTGATGCGGTATAACATCCTCCAACTACTAAAGAACTTGAGATTTCATTCCCACGGGAAGGAAATCGCTGATGCTGATATTCTAGAATGGGCCAACACCAAAGTCAGCAGCACGGGAAGCCAGAGTTGCATGAAAAGTTTTAAG GATAAGAGTCTTTCAGATGGCCTTTTTTTCCTTGAGTTGCTTAGCTCTGTGCAGCCTAGAGTGGTGAACTGGAGTCTCGTAACAAAAGGAGTAACCG ATGaggagaagaagatgaatgCCACCTACATTATAAGTATTGCAAGAAAGCTTGGATGTTCGATATTTTTGCTTCCCGAAGACATAACTGAG GTGAATCAAAAGATGATTCTTACTTTGACTGCAAGCATTATGTACTGGTTTTTG